The Streptomyces sp. 135 sequence CACGAGGCCGCCGACCGCGGCGAGGGCCATGCCCGCCCAGAACCCGGGCACGTTGGCCATCACCATGAAGGCACCGGCGACGCAGAAACCGATGAAGGCGATGATGACACCGGTCCAGGCGGCCGGGGTGTGTCCGTGGCTGCTGCCCGCCATGACTTGCTCCTCGTTGCTGTATGCGTGGTGATGGGCGTAAGACCCACCGCGAGTCGGACGCTCGCTGTCATTGTCCCGTACCGGCGCGTATGGCCTGAGCGCGGGGTCATGCTTCGCGCGTCGGGTCCTCGCCCCGGTCCAGGGCCTTCCACAGTTCCTCGGGCCGCTCGGGGTCCGGGGCGCGGCGCGCCTTGCGGGGGCGCGGCGAGCCGTCGCGTTCGTAGCGTCCCGACATGGCGGGCCATGAGCGACCGTACGTGAGGGCGAGCAGGCCCGCGAGCAGGAGGAGGACGCCCGCGGCGGCCGCGGCGTAGGGCCAGCCGGTGTGGCTCAGGCCGCCGATGGTGGCGGCGGCGTCGCCGGACGCGGTGGCGGCCTTCTCGTCGAGGGCCGCGCTGTCGCCCGCACCGATCAGGGCGGCGGCCACGGTGCCCGCGCCGCTCAGCGTGAGC is a genomic window containing:
- a CDS encoding HGxxPAAW family protein, giving the protein MAGSSHGHTPAAWTGVIIAFIGFCVAGAFMVMANVPGFWAGMALAAVGGLVGLVMRAMGLGADKNQQQRQVVRSQS
- a CDS encoding TIGR02234 family membrane protein, coding for MTSAVPPPRTDAQPDPAKAAEAAGSAETKEQRGSRRSIAAALLLGAVGAALALLASRQTWARGTASVAGGDLPLTASGGDVTGVPAALAIVGLAALVAVFAVRRTGRVLVSLLLTLSGAGTVAAALIGAGDSAALDEKAATASGDAAATIGGLSHTGWPYAAAAAGVLLLLAGLLALTYGRSWPAMSGRYERDGSPRPRKARRAPDPERPEELWKALDRGEDPTREA